TGCAGGGCGATCCCGCCGAGCACGCCGCGGACGATGGCTCCGGCATGGGCGCCGAGGGACGACCCGAGGATCAGCGCGGCCGCGGCCGTCAGGGTGAGGCCGAGGAAGCGCCATGACGTGTCGGGGATGCCGCCCCAGGCGACCGAGAGAGCAGACCATGCTCCCAGCACGAGGAGGGCGACGGCGACAAGCAGGGCAGGGAACGACGGACGGTCCCCCAGCACGAGGGCGCCGGTCGCGGCGATGACGACGACCGCCCCGATGATCCCGGCGGCAAGCGCGTAGTAGCCGCCGCTGAAGTTCAGCCCCGTGACGACGAGGAGTGCGGTGCCCGAGCCGATTCCTGCGGCTGCCGCCTGCCGGCGCTCGATCCTCATCACGCAGCGGGCAGTTCGACGTGACGCCTACGCCGCGACACGGCTGCGAGCCCGCCGCCGGGCGCTCCGTCCGCAGCCGGTGGGCGGCGGCGACCCATCCGGTGGGAGCTGAAGTGGCGGGAATCGGCCGAGATCAGGCGTAGATATCGTGTCGAATCTGCCACTGCATTTCAGCATAGTGACGATCTCCGGTCGTGCATCCTGCTGCCGCGGATTGCCGCCCGGGGCCGCCGAATGACCGGAACGTCCCGGCTGCGCTGGTACGCGCGACGGCTCGCCCTGATGGGCCCGGGGGAGGCGCTCGAGCACGCGCGCCGCGCCGCGGCGGCGCGGGCGGACGCGATCGCCTGGAACGGCGCTCGGCCTGCCTGGAGGCGGCGCTGGGAGCCGCCGCTCACGAGCCTGCTCGCCGGCGCGGCCCCTCCCCCGGCACCGCTCGGCTTCCTCACGCGCGAGCGGGCTGCGCTCCTGCGCGAACGGCTGCCCGACGCTGCCCGGGGCGTGGTGGCCGAAGCGCAGAGGAGGCTCGACGGGAACGTCACCGTGCTCGGATACCCGCCGTTCGCGCTCCCGAGCTGCTGGGACGGGAGCACCGACCCCGTTTCCGGAGACCGCTGGCCCGATCGCCATGGACGGTTGATCGACTTCCGCCACAGGACGCCGGGGAACCCGAAGCTGATCTGGGAGCTGCACCGCTGCCAGGAGTTGCCCTTGCTCGTGCTCGCTTCGCTCGTCGAGGGCGACGAGCGTTTCTCGCACGAGGCGCTTCGGAGGCTGCTCCGCTGGCTGCGGCAGCATCCCCCCGGGAGAGGCATCGCGTGGGCCAACGCATTCGAGCCGGGATTGCGGGTGCTGTCGTTCGCCGTCGCGTTCGACGGTCTCCGGGGGTCCGCGGAGCTCGACGAGGCCGCCGCGCGGTCGATCCTGCGCGGCCTCTGGCAGCACGCGCGCTGGATCGAGCGAGGTTTGTCGCGTCACAGCTCCGCCAACAACCATCTGGTCGCCGAGCTGCTCGGGCTCCTAGCCGTCGGCCTGCTGGCGCCCGAGCTCGCGGACTCGGAGAGATGGAGTGCGCGCGCCGGCGCGGAGATCGCCGAGCAGGCGCGCCTTCAGGTGCTTCCGGACGGCGCCGGTGCGGAGCAGGCGTTCGCGTACCACCTGTTCCTGCTGGAGATGCTGCTCGTCGCGACGGCGCTGCTGGATGCCCGCGGCATGGCCGTTCCCGCCGCCGTCGTCGCTGCCCTCGAGCGAGCGGGAGACGCGCTCGCGCTCCTCGTCGACGGTGACGAGCCCGACCCCGCGTTCGGCGACGCGGACGACGGGCGGGCGCTCATGCTCGACGGGCGCGGCGGCGAGGGCGCCCGGAGCATCGCGGCCTCGATCGCGGCGCGTCTCGGGCACTCCGGGGCGCGTCGGGTTTCCGGGCATCTCGACGGGAGGGTGCCGATGCTCTTCGGCGAGGCAGGGATGGAGCGCTTTGCCGCCACGCCGCCGGGCGCTCCTGCCTCGAGCGGGATCCTGCCCGATGCGGGAATCGTCGTCTTCCGGTTCGGCGGCCTGCGGGCGCTCTTCGACGTGGGGCCGCTCGGGTACCTCAGCATCGCCGCGCACGGGCATGCCGACGGCCTCTCGCTGGTGCTCTGCGACGGGCAGGACGAGCTCGTGGTGGATCCCGGCACGGGCAGTTACCTCGATGCGGCGATCCGCAGCTGGTTCCGCGGAACGGTCTCCCATGCGACGGTTGCCGTCGACGGGCTCGATCAATCCGAGCAGGGCGGCGCGTTCCTGTGGGTGCGGCACGGCAACGCGTACCTCCGCTCGTGGGATCCGGAGCATCTCGTCGCCGTCGGAGCACACGACGGGATCGGTCGCAGGCAGGGCCGTGTCGCGCACCGCCGCATGGTCGCTCGAGTGGGCAGCCGCAGCCTTCTCGTCGTCGACCGGCTCGAGGGGCGCGATTCGCACACGGCCTCGCAGAGCTGGCCGCTGCATCCGTCACTCGACGTCGTGGCGCGGTCTCCGCGGCTCGTGGAGGCATCGCACGGCGGAGCAGCGCGTCTCCAGATCGCGTTCGCCGCCACCCGGCCGGCGACCACGAACATCGACCGGGAAGGATGGTGGTCGAGGCGCCTCGAGGCGTGGACGCCGGCCCCGCGCTCGCAGCAGGTGACGAGCTGGCGCGGGACCGTCCACCTCGGGGCCTTGCTCGTCGCCCCGCAAAGCACCGCCGAGGCCCCGTCCCTCGTGCTGGAAGAGACGGACGCCGGCGTCATCGCGCGAATGTCGGTCGAGGGCGCGGACCGGGTCGTCACGCTGTCGCTCGAGGCAGAGCCGCCGATCGTCGAGCTCGCTCTCTAGCCCGGATCGCTCGCGTGGCGCGGGCGCCCCCGCCCCGGGCCGGGCGGGTGAACCGGGCTAGCTCGGCCTGCCTGCGCGCACGGGCACGCACATGGGCATGACCATCAGGATCCAGATCGTCATCAGGAACAACGCATCGGAGAGAACGGGTCCGTAGAAAGCGTTCACCATGAATGCGAACCAGGTGCAGAGCGACCAGATCAGCAGCGTCTGTTCGACGCCGATCGCCGTGCGCAGTCGGCGAGCCACGTCGATCAGGTAGGCCAGCATCACGGCGAGGAGCGACCCGAGGGCGAGTATCCCCCCGCCTGCGAGGAGGTACACGTAGCTGTTGTGCGGATCGCCGGTGACGTCCTCGACTCGCCCGAAAAGGAGGAAGCGCGTCGGGCGGCCGAACCCGAACCCCGTCAGGAGATGCTGGTCGATGCCGGCGAGAGCGGTGTCGCGCGCTCTCTCTCGCCAGATCACGTTCAGGTCGGTGGTCGGTGACGCACCGACGCGGGACGTCAGGGTCGGACCGAGCGTGGGATCGAGAAGGGGAGCGAGCAGCACGGCCGCCACGATGACCGGCAGGAGCAGCGGGATCAGCCAGAGCAGGGAGCGGCGAAGGGCCCTTCTGCCCACGAGGAGCATCGGGACGATGAGCGCGACAGCCGCGTAGGTCGTGCGGCCGAACGAGACGACGATGCCGAACAGCGCGAGGCCGGCGATGACGGCATGGAAAACCTGCCTGCCGAAGCGGTCGGCGCTCCGCTCCAGGTTGAGCAGGGCGCACACGAGGCTGCCGACCAGGTACATCGCGCTGCCGAGCGCGAGAATGCGCATGCCGCCGGTCGAGAGGGCCAGCGAGTCCGTCTGCGAGCTTCCCGTGGCCATGTAGAACAACGCGTAGAGGAACTGGGCGACCGCGCCGGCGTAGAAGACGGCGCTGATCCCGCGCCACATCGTTCGCGCGTCCACTCCGACGAGCGCCACGGCGATCCCCGCGTAGAGGACGATTCGCAGCGGCTGGCCGAAGAGACCCTGTCCGTAGCGATCGTGGCCGCGGAGGACGGCCAGGCCGATGAACAGGGCTAGCGCCAGGAGCGGCCACGTGGTCGCGAGCGGGCCGGCCGGCCGCGTGCCCGGCGCCTGCTGGTTGACGAGCCTGTCCGCCGCCCAGGCCCCGATCGCGAGGAGCAGGATCACGTCGGTCGCGTAGACCGCGGTGCCTCCGGGGAGCGGCAGCGGTTCGGTGAGCAGCGGGAGCCCGGTGAAGGTGAGTCCCAACGCGGCGAAGACGAGCACGGCACGGTGGCCGGACATCAGCCCGCCGAGGAGCAGCAGGAGCGCCGGGAGGAGCGCCAGGAAGACAGCCGCGGCCGGGTTGCCGCTTGCGAATCCCAGTGCGACGCCGGCGTTCGCGGCCGCCGCCGCGCCGAGGAGCGCCCCACGGCGCAACGAGTGCGGGCCCGCACTGCTACCGATCGGCGACCCCGCTCGCACGGCTCTCTAGGAGTAGCCGTACTCCGACAGATCGCCCTCGCGATTGGCGACGAACCCGAGGACGTTCACGCCGACGAGGTCGAGCTTGCCGATGGCCCGTGTGACGCGGCGCTTCTTGGTGCCGTGCGCGACGACGAACACGACGTCCGCGCCGACGTGCGACGCGAGCGTTGCCGCGTCGGACGCCGCGAGCAGAGGCGGCGTGTCGACGACGACGAGGTCGTAGAGCGCCGTCACCGATGCGAACAGCGTTTCCATCGCCTCGGACGAGGCGACATCTCCCACGTTCGGTAGGGTCGTTCCCGCCGCCAGCAGGTGCAGCACTCCGGGCTCCCTCTGAATCGGCTTGATCACCGTCTTGTAGTCGATGCCCGCCGCGATCACCTCGGTCAGCCCGGGCGTGCCCCGGACACCGAACAGCTTGTGGAGGGTGGGCTTGCGCATGTCCGCGTCGACCAGCAGCACCCTGCGGTCGGTCTGAGCGGCGACGAAGGCGTAGTTGGCGGCGATGATCGACTTGCCCTCCGCCGGGTCGGCGCTCGTGAACACGACCGGCCGGCGGACGTCCCCCCTCGGGCGTAGATCGACCGCGAGCCGCAGCATCCGGAACGGCTCGGCCGACGGGCTGCGCACGTCGACGAGACCGCGGATAGCCGAGTCGCCGCCGCGGTCGACCCTAGCGGCCACGCCCGCGACTTCTCTCTCTCTCGACCAGGGGTGGCTGCGCCAGGCCGCGCCGCCCGGAGATGGTCGCTACCGCGACGGTCGACGGCTTCGCCAGCGACAGCGACGGGATCATCGCGAGCAGCGGGCGTCCGAACACGGTTTCGATGTCGGTCGCGTCCGGCATCCGGTCGGCGAAGAGGTCGGCGACGAGCGCGAGGGCGGCATTCAGGATGAGGCCGAGCAGCACGGCGAGCGCCACGACCAGCTTGACGCGTGGAGACACGGGCGAATCGGGAACGGAGGCCCTGTCGATCACGATGATCTGGTCGCGCAGCGTCCCGGTGTCGTTGACGAAGGACTTCAGCGCGGCGGTGGCCTGGTTCGCGACGAGGGCGGCATTGGTCGGCGACTGGCTGCGCGCCGACACCTGCAGCAGCTCCACCTCGGGGACGGGCTTCGCCGAGAGGTTGATCTCCGACGCCGGTACGACGCCTTGCAGGGACGCCGCCACCCGCCGGTCGATGGCCTTCGTCTCGACGATCCTGGCGTACGTCTGAGCGAGCCGCGTGCCGAGCTCGAGCGAGCCGAAGGCGTCGTTGGCGGTCGTGATCTTCTGCTGGATGCGCACCAGCGCGGTGGCCTCGTAGATCTTCGTCTGCTGCGACGTGACGACGTACGCGACGACCCCGGTGAGGACGGTGAGACCGATGATGAGGAGCCGATGGCGCCACAGCGCACGGTAGACGTCGATGGTCGCCATAGCTCTCAGAGGTTACCCGCAACCCGTTTCGCGTCAATCGCCCGCTCCAGGGCGGCTTCCCAGGGCTCGATGGCCTCCTGCCACGCGTACTCGGCGCGCGCCCAGCTCGCGCAGCGGCTCCGGAGCTCGGGAGTCAGCCGGGGAACGATCCGTCGCAGCCCTTCCGCGATGGCAGCGGAGTCCGCGCGCGGGACGATCAGCGCTGCGTCGAGCGGGGCGAGGATCTCCGGGGTGGCCCCGACGGCGGTGCCGAGCACGGGCGTCCCGCTCGCTAGCGCCTCGATCGTCGACATGCCGAATCCCTCGTATGCGACGGTCGGCAGGACGAACAGGTCGGCGGCGGCGTAGAGCGAGCGCAGCTCGTCCTCGTCCACGCGTCCCAGGAATCGTACGCGCTCGTTCAGGGAGAGCGAGCGGACGAGATCCTCCAGCGCAGCGCGTCCGGCGCCGTCGCCGGTGACGGCGAGGACGAACCGCTCGTCGGCGACGGACGCCAGGGCGGCGATGAGCTCCTCGAGGCCCATGCGGGGCTCGAGTCGGCGCGTCGTGAGCAGGAACACGGCTTCGGGCGGAATGCCGTGGCGCGCCCGCACCGCCGCGGCGGTCTCGCGCGGCGGAGCGAGGAAGGCCGAGCCGACGCCCCCACGGACTTGCCGGATGCGGTCGGCCGCATCGGGGTGACGGGAGAGCACGAGCTCCCGGCTGTACTCGCTCAGGACGAGGATCGCCGCTGCCCGCGTGACCGCGCGGCGCTCGAACGCGACGAGCGCAGGCTCGAGCGCGCCGAGCAAGACCCGCTCCCGTCCGCTTGCGCGCGAGCGCAGGTATCTGCGTTCGAGGACGGCCGACGCGTGGAAGACGAGGGCGAGCGGCAGCTCCGGCATTCCCGCCGCGAGTCCGGCGGCGGTCGACGACTGGTGACCGACGAGGATGTCGAACGACGATGACGGCAGCGAACGGGCCGCGCGTCGCGTCTGCAGCCGGTCGCCGATCGTCTGCGGCAGGCGGCCGCGGCGCAGCACTCGGAGCACCTCGACTCCATCCTCGAGCGCCCGGGCCGGACGGTCGGGCTGAGCGGGCACGATCGCGCTGACCGCGTGGCCTCGCGCCGCGAGAGCGCGAGCCGTGTCGGCCGCCACGCGCGCCGAGCCGCCGATCGCGTCGGGCGACCACTGGTCACTCGCGACGAGCAGGCGCATCTAGAGCTCCTGCGAGATGAGCGAGATCAGGCGCGACGTGCGGCTCTCCCAGGTGTTCGCCGCCGCGATCGCCTGCCGCCGGGCGACGGCCGCCGCGTCTCCGTCCCCGGCGGCCGTGCCGACGGCGGCCATGAACGAAGCCGCTCCGGAAGCGACGACGACGTCGGGCTCCATGCCCTCGAGCTCGGGAAGCCCGCTCGCGACGACGGGCTTGCCCGCCGCCAGGTACTCGAACAGCTTCAGCGGAAAGCAGCTGCGCGTGTACTCGTTGCGCAGGTAGGGGATCAATCCGACGTCGAACGCGGCGACGATCGAGGGCAGCTGCTCGTACCGCACGGACCCGAGCCAGGTGACGTTGGGGTGACGCACGGCCTCGTTCAGCCGGCGCCTGACCGTGCCGTCGGCCGCGGGCCCTGCGAGCAGGAGGCTGCCCGTCTCGAGAGAGCGCACGATCTCGTCGAGCAGCTCGAAATCGACCTTGCCGGGAAGAAAGTTGCCGGCGAAGCCGAGCACGGGGCGCGGGAGATCGCGGAGCTCTCGCGGCGCCCGGTCGCGATCGCTCGCCGGCGCGAAATGCGCGAAGTCGCCGACATTGCGTACCAGGTGCGTACGCGGGTTCGTGCGCGCATGCCGGTCGAAGAGGGGCGTGGTCGTCGTGAACACGAGCCGGGAGAGAAGCGCTGCACGGCGGTCTGCCGCCGCCACCAGGGCGCGATTCCGCTCGCCGGTGGCCTGCTCGGGATAGTCGTCGACGCAGTCGTAGACGCCGAAGGCATCGTCCGCGTGGCCGACGGCCCAGGTCGCGCGCGGATCGTAGAGCCAGATCACGCGTGGTCGCGGCAGGCCGCGCGCGGCGCGTGCCACCACCCACCTGCTGATGCGGCCGTTCACCGCGTCGCTCGCTCGGTATCGCTGGCCCCACGGGAGCACGTTCAGCGCCTTGCGCACGGTGACGCCGGGTGCGGCCGCTTCACCGGTGAAGAGGCGGCGCAGCAGCGACCTGCGGCGGGGCCGCAGGATCAGCCGCCACAGGTGCGTTCCGACGAACTGCCCGGTCTCGACGAAGAGGACGGGATGGCCGCGCTCGGCCGCTCGGCGCATGATCTGCTGCCGGTTCGTCGGAAGGCTCGCCGACCATTCCTGGGGCGACAGGCAGATGATCGAAAACGGGGTCTCAGTCACGGCGTCGTCCGGATCGTCCTGTGCAGCAGCGATCAGCGCTTACGGTCTCCGAATCAACCCTTCGGCTGGGCGGGGGCACGACTAAAGTAGCGCGTCGCCTGCCGGGCGGCAGCGTCCCGAGCCGCAGGAGACCGTGCGGGCTTCGAGAAGATCGAAGCATCTACCGGGAGAAGGTGGCAACCAGATGGCGGGACATCAGGGCGGGCCGCCGGGGATTCGAGCGGGCGCCGGTGACGGCGGCGGCGCGCCGCTCGAGGTGATCAGCCCGGAGCTGGCGCTCGTCGACCCGGTCGCCGCGGCCGCAGCGCGGGCGGCCCTGCCCGAGCAGCCGTGGGACCTCGTCGCCGACGGCACCCGTAGAGATGTCCTCCAGCGGCCGATTCCGGCCGCGGAGCTCGAAGCGCCCGCCGGGGCTGCGCTCCCCGGCGGCGGCGAGGTGGAGGCCGCCCCTGGGCCTCAGCCGGGTCGGCGACCTCGGCGCGGAGCTTCGCGGCGCCTCGGCGTCCCTGCCGCCCGCCGCCTCGCCCTGATGATCGCCTGGGCCGTCGTGATCACGGCGCTGACGCTCCTGGCCGAGGTCCACCGTCCGACCGCTCCCGCCCTGGGATCGGGCTCGGAGCCGGTCGCCCCCGCGCCGCGGCGACAGGCGGCTACGAGTGTGGCCGGCCGGACGCTTCGCGGGCCCGCGGCGCCGGGTCTCGTTCGTCGCCCGCTCGCGTTGAGCGGGCGAGGCCGAGTCGACCGCTCGGCCCCTCCGGCAGGGCGACGGGCAGCCGGCGGCGCCGGCCGAGGCTAGCGCCTGAGGCGTCCGAGCAGGCCGCCTCGCCGGCGCAGGCCGGCCGGCCGGGCCGGCAGCTCGTCGCCCTCGAGGAGCGCGGCGGGAACGTCCGAGGTGAGCCAGCGGGCCAGCTCGCCCCCTCCGACGGCCGCGGCGGCCTGGGACATGCCGGCCTCGCGCACGCCCGCAGCGTGCGCGTCGCTTGCGATCAGGTGCGCGAGCTCGAGCTCGAGCAGGCGTCTGGCGCATCCAGCGGATGCGCGACCGAGGCGCCCGTCGACAGATGCGGCCGTGAGCTGCACGACGGCGCCGGCGCGAACGACCTCTTCGAGGTCGCCTGGGCGCTCCTGCACGCTGAGGTTCCGCTCCGGGTGGGCGATCACGGTGACGATCCCGCGTTGCCGCAGGCGCGCGCATTCGTGCTCGAGACCGAGCGGCCGGCCGTGATACGGGTATTCGAGCAACAGCAGGCGTGGGTTGCCGCCGAGACCGAAGCGGGCGAGCGAGTCGTCGGCGAGAGAGCCGAGCCGGTCGAGCGCGATCTCGCCGCCGCCGCGGACGTCGAGGGCGATGCCGGCTTCGGCGACCGCGCTGCGGACGAGCCCGAGCGCCGCTTCCATCGCGTCGGGCGAGGTCGGATAGTCGTCGCGGACATGAGGCGTCGCCGAGACGACGCCGACGCCGTCGTCCGCCATCGAGCGGGCGATCTCGATCGCTTCCTCCAGATTCCGGGCCCCGTCGTCGAGGCCCGGCAGGATGTGGCTGTGGAGGTCGATCACGGCCACTAGCGTAGAGCCTTTGCCCTGTCAGCGGAGATCCTCCACGGATCGACTGCGGCGGCTTCCGGGCGGCTTCGGGTATCTGCCCCCTGGCGGCTCCGCGGCTACCGGCCTCGCTGTCGGTGGGGGTGACGGGGCACCACGAGGATCGATCGTGTGACGCGGGCCCGGTTCGCGGTGGGCGATATCCGGGAGGCGCTCGCCTTGACCCTGGCCGGGGTGCCCGCGACCCGGACGGGTGTGCTCGTGGCGGTAGCCGAGCCGGCGCCGTTGGAGGTGGTGACGGCGACCCGTAGCTTTGCGCCGACGAACGTGGCGGTGACATCGAAGGTCGGACGGGTGGCGCCGTTCACGTTCAGCCATGTGGCGCCGTCGTCGCGGCTCCACTGCCACCGGTAGGCGTAGTCGGTCGGGGCGTTCGACCACGCGCCGCCCGAGGAGGCAAGCGTCCGGCCCTTCTTCGTTACCCCCATGATCGTCGGAGGCACGATGTTCCTCGGCGCCGCGACGACCGGGGGAGCAGCGGGCGCCGACACGTCGACCGGAGCAGCGGCAGCCGGTGCGGCGGCGGTGGGTGTCACGGATGTGGTGAAGGCGGTCGTGGAGCCGGTCGCGTTGGCGGCGGTGACGGCGGCTCGGACGCTGGCGCCGACGAAGGTGGGGCTGACGTCGAAGGTGGGGCGGGTGGCGCCGTTCACGTTGAGCCAGGTGGCGCCGTCGTCGCGGCTCCACTGCCACTGGTGGGCGTAGGCGGTGGGGTTGTTCGCCCACGTGCCCGTCGACGAGGCCAGGACCTGGCCCTGGAGGGGCGTGCCGCTGATCAGAGGCTCGGAGACCAGCGCGGGTGCCGGAGCGGGAGCGGGAGCGGGAGCGGGAGCGGGTGCCGGTGCGGGTGCCGGTGCGGGTGCCGGTGCGGGCGCCGGTGTGTCGCCGGTCGGGAACTCGGCGAGGACGTCGGCCTTGTTGGTGGCGCGCCGGTAGCCGTCGAGATAGACGGTGTCGCTGCCGGTGTAGCCGCTGCGGCCGGCGTAGAGCCCCATCTCGGTGTAGAGGGTGACGTTGCGGACGTTGCTCGTGTAGGGCAGCGTCGGGATGCTGGTGCGGCTCAGTTGCGGCGCCGGCGGGAACGGATCGTTGCCGGCGCGATACCACAGCTCGACCGTGCCGTTCGTCTCCGAGAACGAGATGTGGACGACGAAGTCGAGCCAGGTCGAGCGCGGCACGCTCGCGAGGCCCGGCAGCGTGATGTTCGGGTCCCAGTAGGCGTAGCCGGAGCCGACGGTGCAGTTCCCCGTCGCGATCCGGAAGTTGAGGCCGCCGTTGCGAGCATGCAACGCCAGGGGTGCGACGCTGCAGCCCGGCAGGTTGTAGAGGGAGGCGGGGTGGTGGAGCTCCCAGAGCAGGTTGTCGCTGAGGCCGGCTGCCGGAACGTACAGCGAGAAGCCGTAGTAGTAGTCCTTGCCCGCCGACTCGCCGCTGTCATAGCGGGCGCCCAGGCAGCGCACGATGTTGTTGCCCGACCACACGTCGGCCGCGGACTCCGAGATGCGCGCCGCGTACCTGCCCTGCCGCGGCGCCGGATACGCCGTCTTGGACGCGTCGTAGATCTCGAGCTGAGTCTCCGGATGCGGACACTCGAACCCCGAGAACTGCGACCCGTTCCCCGTCTCGAAATCGAGGCGCAGGTCGATGCTCGACCCCGACGCCGCCGCCAGGGCCCGACCGGCGGCGAGGTCGAAGACGGCGACGGTGACAGGGACGGCGGCGGCGAGCGCGAGCGCCGCGACCGCAACACGCGACAGGCGAACCCGGACGTTCCGGCGATCGACGTTCCTCATGGTGGTTTTCCCCTTCGTGCTCGGCGGCTACGTAGAAGAGGAGTCGGGATCCCCGGCGCGGCGCTTGACCCCTCGAACGGGTCGCCGTGAGCGCTGGCATCGCGCGAGCGCCCGCGCCTCGTCGCCGGCGGGGGCGGCTACCGCCGGCCGGCGGGCGCGCTCGGATCGGCGCCGGCGGCGCAGCGGTCGCGCGCGTTGCCGCCCGGCGCGCAGGCCCTTGACTTTCCCGCCGACGTTTCTAGTCTGCTGGGCAGGGGGTGCGCCACGTCTGTGGGGGGAAGGGATCAGGATGACGTCACGTAGGTGGGTGTTGGCCGCTCTCGCGGCGTCGTCGGTCGTGCTCGCGGGCGTGCCCGAGCGGGGAGGCGCAGCGGAATCCCTGTGCGCGTTCCACGAGTCGACGACGGTGAGCGGGCTCGTTGCCACGGCGACCTTCCACGTCGTTCGCGACGGCTGTGAGGTGAGCTTCGTCGCGATCTCGAAGTTCGCCGACGGGAACGAGATCTTCGACACGGCGACAGGCGTGTTCGCAGCGAGCGAGACACGCGCCACGCTGTCGGTGAAGATGCCGTGCAACCGCAGGAGCGAGACGGATCTCGTGCTCGGCCCGCCCTCGCTCTACCCGCCGGCCGACCTCGATCTCGGCGCCACGCAGTTCAATCTCGCCTGCCCGTCGGGCGGCGGCGGCTCCGGTGGCTCTGGTGGCTCCGGTGGGGGCTCCGGTGGCGGCGGCTCGGGCTCCGGCGGCTCCGGCGGCGGCGGCGCGGCGGCCTCGTTGCCGGACTTGGCGACGACCGTGTCGGCGTCGAGGGTGAAGGGGCTGAGGCTCGGCGACCGGCTCTCGGTCGTCGTCACGGTCGTGAACAGGGGCAAGGCGCCGGCGGGCGGTGTGCACGTGCTCATCACCCTTCAGGACAACACGATCCCGAAGGGCAAAGCGCTGGCAAGCCGTGGGCCGGGCTGCACGGGCGTGACGATCATCGACTGCGATCTCGGCAGCCTTCCGATCGGCGCCTCTGCGACCGTGCGCGCCCCCGTCTCCGTCGCGCGCGGCCGGAAGTTGTTCGTTCCCGCGAGGGCGCGCGCGATCCAGACGGATGCCACGCCGGCGGATGACGTAGGCACGTTGACGTTGCCGGTGCTGCCACGGCAGACGCCTCTCACGGTGTCTGCCCTGAAAGGGCGGATCGTCGCCGGTGAGCAGTTTGCGTACCTGAAGCTCTCCACGCGCGCGCGTGTCACTGCCCAGGTCTACGTGGGGGGTGTGGCGCAGCCGATCGTCTGGCGGCGCACGCTCCCGGGCGGCACGTGGAGCGTCCGCTTCCGGCTTCCTGCCTTGGCCGCGGGTCAGCGGTTCTCGATCGTCATTCGCGCCCAGAGCGGACAGCGCAAGGCTACCGCGAAGCTCGA
The Gaiella occulta genome window above contains:
- a CDS encoding heparinase II/III family protein, translated to MTGTSRLRWYARRLALMGPGEALEHARRAAAARADAIAWNGARPAWRRRWEPPLTSLLAGAAPPPAPLGFLTRERAALLRERLPDAARGVVAEAQRRLDGNVTVLGYPPFALPSCWDGSTDPVSGDRWPDRHGRLIDFRHRTPGNPKLIWELHRCQELPLLVLASLVEGDERFSHEALRRLLRWLRQHPPGRGIAWANAFEPGLRVLSFAVAFDGLRGSAELDEAAARSILRGLWQHARWIERGLSRHSSANNHLVAELLGLLAVGLLAPELADSERWSARAGAEIAEQARLQVLPDGAGAEQAFAYHLFLLEMLLVATALLDARGMAVPAAVVAALERAGDALALLVDGDEPDPAFGDADDGRALMLDGRGGEGARSIAASIAARLGHSGARRVSGHLDGRVPMLFGEAGMERFAATPPGAPASSGILPDAGIVVFRFGGLRALFDVGPLGYLSIAAHGHADGLSLVLCDGQDELVVDPGTGSYLDAAIRSWFRGTVSHATVAVDGLDQSEQGGAFLWVRHGNAYLRSWDPEHLVAVGAHDGIGRRQGRVAHRRMVARVGSRSLLVVDRLEGRDSHTASQSWPLHPSLDVVARSPRLVEASHGGAARLQIAFAATRPATTNIDREGWWSRRLEAWTPAPRSQQVTSWRGTVHLGALLVAPQSTAEAPSLVLEETDAGVIARMSVEGADRVVTLSLEAEPPIVELAL
- a CDS encoding O-antigen ligase family protein, with the translated sequence MRRGALLGAAAAANAGVALGFASGNPAAAVFLALLPALLLLLGGLMSGHRAVLVFAALGLTFTGLPLLTEPLPLPGGTAVYATDVILLLAIGAWAADRLVNQQAPGTRPAGPLATTWPLLALALFIGLAVLRGHDRYGQGLFGQPLRIVLYAGIAVALVGVDARTMWRGISAVFYAGAVAQFLYALFYMATGSSQTDSLALSTGGMRILALGSAMYLVGSLVCALLNLERSADRFGRQVFHAVIAGLALFGIVVSFGRTTYAAVALIVPMLLVGRRALRRSLLWLIPLLLPVIVAAVLLAPLLDPTLGPTLTSRVGASPTTDLNVIWRERARDTALAGIDQHLLTGFGFGRPTRFLLFGRVEDVTGDPHNSYVYLLAGGGILALGSLLAVMLAYLIDVARRLRTAIGVEQTLLIWSLCTWFAFMVNAFYGPVLSDALFLMTIWILMVMPMCVPVRAGRPS
- a CDS encoding CpsD/CapB family tyrosine-protein kinase, yielding MAARVDRGGDSAIRGLVDVRSPSAEPFRMLRLAVDLRPRGDVRRPVVFTSADPAEGKSIIAANYAFVAAQTDRRVLLVDADMRKPTLHKLFGVRGTPGLTEVIAAGIDYKTVIKPIQREPGVLHLLAAGTTLPNVGDVASSEAMETLFASVTALYDLVVVDTPPLLAASDAATLASHVGADVVFVVAHGTKKRRVTRAIGKLDLVGVNVLGFVANREGDLSEYGYS
- a CDS encoding YveK family protein, with translation MATIDVYRALWRHRLLIIGLTVLTGVVAYVVTSQQTKIYEATALVRIQQKITTANDAFGSLELGTRLAQTYARIVETKAIDRRVAASLQGVVPASEINLSAKPVPEVELLQVSARSQSPTNAALVANQATAALKSFVNDTGTLRDQIIVIDRASVPDSPVSPRVKLVVALAVLLGLILNAALALVADLFADRMPDATDIETVFGRPLLAMIPSLSLAKPSTVAVATISGRRGLAQPPLVERERSRGRGR
- a CDS encoding glycosyltransferase family 4 protein, with protein sequence MRLLVASDQWSPDAIGGSARVAADTARALAARGHAVSAIVPAQPDRPARALEDGVEVLRVLRRGRLPQTIGDRLQTRRAARSLPSSSFDILVGHQSSTAAGLAAGMPELPLALVFHASAVLERRYLRSRASGRERVLLGALEPALVAFERRAVTRAAAILVLSEYSRELVLSRHPDAADRIRQVRGGVGSAFLAPPRETAAAVRARHGIPPEAVFLLTTRRLEPRMGLEELIAALASVADERFVLAVTGDGAGRAALEDLVRSLSLNERVRFLGRVDEDELRSLYAAADLFVLPTVAYEGFGMSTIEALASGTPVLGTAVGATPEILAPLDAALIVPRADSAAIAEGLRRIVPRLTPELRSRCASWARAEYAWQEAIEPWEAALERAIDAKRVAGNL
- a CDS encoding glycosyltransferase, whose translation is MTETPFSIICLSPQEWSASLPTNRQQIMRRAAERGHPVLFVETGQFVGTHLWRLILRPRRRSLLRRLFTGEAAAPGVTVRKALNVLPWGQRYRASDAVNGRISRWVVARAARGLPRPRVIWLYDPRATWAVGHADDAFGVYDCVDDYPEQATGERNRALVAAADRRAALLSRLVFTTTTPLFDRHARTNPRTHLVRNVGDFAHFAPASDRDRAPRELRDLPRPVLGFAGNFLPGKVDFELLDEIVRSLETGSLLLAGPAADGTVRRRLNEAVRHPNVTWLGSVRYEQLPSIVAAFDVGLIPYLRNEYTRSCFPLKLFEYLAAGKPVVASGLPELEGMEPDVVVASGAASFMAAVGTAAGDGDAAAVARRQAIAAANTWESRTSRLISLISQEL
- a CDS encoding tyrosine-protein phosphatase; protein product: MIDLHSHILPGLDDGARNLEEAIEIARSMADDGVGVVSATPHVRDDYPTSPDAMEAALGLVRSAVAEAGIALDVRGGGEIALDRLGSLADDSLARFGLGGNPRLLLLEYPYHGRPLGLEHECARLRQRGIVTVIAHPERNLSVQERPGDLEEVVRAGAVVQLTAASVDGRLGRASAGCARRLLELELAHLIASDAHAAGVREAGMSQAAAAVGGGELARWLTSDVPAALLEGDELPARPAGLRRRGGLLGRLRR